From a region of the Actinomadura luzonensis genome:
- a CDS encoding helix-turn-helix domain-containing protein, producing MPATLHEHALFAERPVLARVHHLGPGHGPDVEPHAHDFLEIAVIAAGRARHVTSQGERPLRRGEVIVLRPGAWHAFRDCAGLTVANCCLSAPALRGELAALHGVPMLRRLVWTDPVASGTHGVAVTAVEPAAAEAAVEEIALLERDLAADPPRPGRVLGRLVTVLGVLADGRADGPEPPAAAVHPAVAAAIARMEAAPAHPWRLDDLARAVSLDPAYLGRLFRRHAGVTPLGFLARLRAERAATLLAHSSLPVARVGAAVGWDDPTYFARRFRALAGLTPTEYRRRSRPPGDAVSGPSA from the coding sequence ATGCCCGCCACGCTGCACGAGCACGCGCTGTTCGCCGAGCGGCCGGTCCTGGCCCGCGTCCACCATCTCGGCCCCGGTCACGGCCCCGACGTCGAGCCGCACGCGCACGACTTCCTGGAGATCGCGGTGATCGCCGCCGGCCGGGCCCGGCACGTGACCAGCCAGGGCGAGCGCCCGCTGCGGCGCGGCGAGGTGATCGTGCTGCGCCCCGGGGCCTGGCACGCCTTCCGGGACTGCGCCGGGCTCACCGTCGCCAACTGCTGCCTGTCGGCCCCAGCGCTGCGGGGCGAGCTGGCGGCGCTGCACGGCGTCCCGATGCTCCGCCGCCTGGTGTGGACCGACCCCGTGGCGTCCGGTACCCACGGCGTGGCCGTCACCGCCGTCGAGCCGGCCGCCGCCGAGGCGGCCGTCGAGGAGATCGCCCTGCTCGAACGGGACCTCGCCGCCGACCCGCCGCGCCCGGGCCGGGTGCTGGGCCGGCTGGTCACCGTGCTCGGCGTGCTCGCCGACGGCCGCGCGGACGGGCCCGAGCCCCCGGCCGCCGCCGTGCACCCCGCGGTCGCCGCCGCCATCGCCAGGATGGAGGCCGCGCCCGCGCACCCGTGGCGGCTCGACGACCTGGCCAGGGCGGTCAGCCTGGACCCCGCCTACCTCGGGCGGCTGTTCCGGCGGCACGCGGGGGTGACGCCGCTGGGCTTCCTGGCCCGGCTGCGGGCCGAGCGCGCCGCCACGCTGCTGGCGCACTCGTCGCTGCCGGTGGCCAGGGTCGGCGCGGCCGTCGGCTGGGACGACCCGACGTACTTCGCCCGCCGCTTCCGCGCGCTGGCCGGGCTGACGCCCACCGAGTACCGGCGGCGCAGCCGGCCGCCGGGCGACGCGGTCAGCGGACCATCCGCATGA
- a CDS encoding phytanoyl-CoA dioxygenase family protein, translated as MVTTADERSRGDVGADGRVPDELVTAYRQHGFVRVRGLLGPDRVERFLAGAEAFLAAHRAESLERQGVFSQLVNVWQRDATLRELTLDTGIGRIAEQLAGFPLRLWHDQMLVKEARSNAATEFHQDRPYWPHAGDRLPLSAWIALVDVPPERGCMTFLPGTQDRTGLRPQDLHQEEDLFETDPSLRWEPRVTVPLRAGDCTFHSGYTGHMALPNRTDRARFAHVIIYMDADTVYSGAPHVVTDPLGLAAGDALAGDAFPRPWA; from the coding sequence ATGGTGACGACGGCGGACGAGCGCTCCCGCGGCGATGTCGGCGCGGACGGCCGGGTGCCGGATGAGCTGGTGACGGCGTACCGGCAGCACGGTTTCGTCCGGGTGCGCGGGCTGCTCGGCCCGGACCGGGTGGAGCGGTTCCTCGCCGGGGCGGAGGCGTTCCTGGCGGCGCACCGGGCGGAGAGCCTGGAGCGGCAGGGCGTCTTCAGCCAGCTCGTGAACGTCTGGCAGCGCGACGCGACGCTGCGCGAGCTGACGCTCGACACCGGGATCGGCCGGATCGCCGAGCAGCTCGCCGGGTTCCCGCTGCGGCTCTGGCACGACCAGATGCTGGTCAAGGAGGCGCGCAGCAACGCCGCGACGGAGTTCCACCAGGACCGCCCGTACTGGCCGCACGCCGGTGACCGGCTGCCGCTGTCGGCGTGGATCGCGCTGGTGGACGTGCCGCCGGAGCGGGGCTGCATGACCTTCCTGCCCGGCACCCAGGACCGCACCGGCCTGCGGCCCCAGGACCTGCACCAGGAGGAGGACCTGTTCGAGACGGACCCGTCCCTGCGGTGGGAGCCCCGGGTCACGGTGCCGCTGCGGGCGGGCGACTGCACCTTCCACAGCGGCTACACCGGCCACATGGCGCTGCCCAACCGGACCGACCGGGCGAGGTTCGCGCACGTGATCATCTACATGGACGCGGACACCGTCTACAGCGGGGCCCCACATGTCGTGACCGACCCGCTCGGGCTGGCCGCGGGCGACGCCCTGGCCGGCGACGCCTTCCCCCGCCCCTGGGCGTGA